In Methylobacterium sp. FF17, the sequence GCCGCCCTTCGGACGCGCCTCGACCACAACACGCACCGCCTGACGATCGAGCATGCGGAGCGGGCCCCCTTCAGCGCCGACCTCTCGACCCCGGAGGGCCGGGCGGAGGCCGAGACTTATTTCGCCGAGTATCTTGGCGCGGCGACCAAGGGGCCTCCACGTGTGGTGCGAGCGGAGGGGCACAAGTTCACCGATGCGAGCGTGCTCTCCCCGGTGATGATGCGCGCGGTCTCGGTGATCAACCTCGCGTCTGTCCGAGCCCTGGAAGCGGCGACGGGCCGGGACCTCGATCCGCTGCGCTTTCGCGGCAACATCCACCTCGATGGACTTGAGCCCTGGGTGGAACTGGACTGGGTCGATCGCCCGGTGCAGATCGGCGCTGTGCGCTTCCGCGGTCTCGCGCGCACGCCCCGCTGCGCCGCTGTCAACGTCAATCCGGTGACCGCCGAGCGCGACGCTAACCTTCCAAGGGCGATCCGCCAGCATTTCGGACACGTTGATCTCGGCGTCTACCTGGAGGTTCTAGAGGACGGGGAATTGCGGATCGGCGACGAGGTGACGGCCTGACACGAACATCCTCCCCACCGTGGGAGGAAGTTCGCACCAATAGCTCCTTCGAAGCCTCTCCATGGTGCACGCCTCTCGCTCCAGACGCCGGACCTTCCGTTTCGGGGCAGGCTGGTTAACCGCCCTGGCCTAGGCCGTCTCGCTCGGTGTGTTCGGCCTTAGCCCGCGCTGCATCCTTGTCCTGCCGTTGCTGGGCGTAGTCGAACAGAAAAGGCCCCTCAGCGTCGGGCGGGCGCTTCATGCCGTCACCAGATCAAGGGCGAGTTGGATGATCGGAGATTGCCGCGCGGTACGGCGAACCCTTGGGCGCTTCCGTAGATGATGAGACACAGCAGCCTCAGCCTCACGGC encodes:
- a CDS encoding MOSC domain-containing protein, which produces MAAIADLYRYPVKGLSPEPLTTMALSATQGLPFDRDYALALGTTAFDPNRPEPLDKGYFLMLRNNEALAALRTRLDHNTHRLTIEHAERAPFSADLSTPEGRAEAETYFAEYLGAATKGPPRVVRAEGHKFTDASVLSPVMMRAVSVINLASVRALEAATGRDLDPLRFRGNIHLDGLEPWVELDWVDRPVQIGAVRFRGLARTPRCAAVNVNPVTAERDANLPRAIRQHFGHVDLGVYLEVLEDGELRIGDEVTA